One region of Mycolicibacterium rhodesiae NBB3 genomic DNA includes:
- a CDS encoding IclR family transcriptional regulator codes for MQKPPVAGMEHDSTGKLPQYPIESVDNALRLILLLGDRSEIRLTDASEYLHVASSTAHRLLSMLQYRGFVRQDPISRAYQPGPSLTNVAFAVHSRMDIPRTAAPILRHLADTLQETVHVGTLDGRLVRFIAALESPSAVRVISRLGTTRPAHCTSTGKVLLAGLSDDELDQLYPDPHLEPLTEHSVRTLTELRAQLAEVRKSGFATSNQESEEGVASVAVAVPVGGSQMRLALNASAPSYRFRASDIRKARTALTDAAAELARNLG; via the coding sequence ATGCAGAAACCTCCTGTCGCGGGCATGGAGCATGACAGCACCGGAAAGCTCCCGCAATATCCGATCGAGTCTGTCGACAATGCTCTTCGCCTAATCCTCCTCCTGGGAGACCGCTCTGAGATCCGGCTCACTGACGCCAGCGAGTACCTGCACGTCGCTTCGTCGACCGCGCATCGCCTGTTATCGATGCTTCAGTACCGCGGGTTTGTCCGCCAAGATCCGATTAGCAGGGCATACCAGCCCGGACCGTCCTTGACAAACGTGGCGTTCGCTGTCCACTCCAGGATGGACATACCGCGCACCGCCGCGCCGATTCTGCGCCACCTCGCGGACACGTTGCAAGAAACCGTGCACGTAGGAACGTTGGATGGCAGACTCGTTCGCTTCATCGCGGCACTCGAAAGCCCTTCTGCTGTTCGAGTGATATCGCGTTTGGGTACTACACGTCCTGCCCATTGCACGTCGACAGGTAAAGTCCTACTCGCCGGACTATCCGATGACGAGCTTGACCAGTTGTATCCCGACCCACATTTGGAGCCACTCACCGAGCATTCCGTGCGTACCCTCACCGAACTGCGCGCTCAATTGGCAGAGGTCAGAAAGAGTGGGTTTGCGACCAGCAACCAGGAAAGTGAGGAAGGCGTCGCGTCTGTTGCCGTGGCCGTACCCGTAGGAGGTTCCCAGATGAGGCTGGCACTCAATGCGTCAGCGCCCAGTTATCGATTCCGGGCCTCAGATATCCGCAAAGCTCGCACTGCCCTAACAGACGCCGCCGCCGAGCTAGCCCGCAATCTCGGCTGA
- a CDS encoding aromatic ring-hydroxylating dioxygenase subunit alpha, translating to MQDHGEVLAAVRTGMIPAHVYNDKQIFSLEKERLFSRAWLFVAHESEIPQPGDYVVRQVLQDSFIVARDSAGEVRVMFNMCLHRGMQICRAEMGNASNFRCPYHGWSYRNDGRIIGLPFHQEAYGGDAGFNKTGQTLLPAPSVASYNGLIFLSMDPDAESLEDYLGDFRFYLDFYTKQGPNGLEVQGPQRWRVKANWKIAAENFAGDMYHTPQTHTSVVEIGLFREPKAHKRKDGATYWAGRGGGTTYKLPEGSFEDRMSYVGYPAEMISRAKATWTEQQRQVVGADGFMISAATCFPNISFVHNWPKVEDGEHVLPFISIRVWQPISENETEVLSWFAVDSDAPEAFKAASYKAYLMCFGSTGMFEQDDVENWVSLTNTAGGSMARRLRLNSRMGLLADDARVVDTLSSAQFHGPGYAQLGYNENNQRELLRLWADYLDMPPLRVDPATVLTDNPQGIEPMVQTNGRAVAGIDSESATTSVTL from the coding sequence ATGCAGGATCACGGTGAGGTGTTGGCGGCAGTACGCACTGGCATGATTCCGGCGCACGTGTACAACGACAAGCAGATTTTCTCGCTCGAAAAGGAGCGGCTGTTCAGTCGGGCGTGGTTGTTCGTCGCGCACGAGTCCGAAATTCCGCAGCCGGGCGACTACGTGGTCAGGCAAGTGTTACAGGACTCGTTCATCGTCGCTCGTGATTCTGCAGGCGAGGTCCGGGTGATGTTCAATATGTGCCTCCATCGCGGTATGCAGATTTGTCGGGCGGAGATGGGGAACGCCTCGAATTTCAGATGCCCGTACCACGGGTGGTCTTACCGCAACGACGGCCGCATTATCGGACTGCCTTTTCACCAAGAGGCCTATGGAGGAGACGCGGGGTTCAACAAGACGGGTCAGACCCTGTTGCCAGCGCCGAGTGTGGCCAGCTACAACGGGTTGATCTTCCTGTCGATGGATCCTGACGCAGAATCGCTTGAAGACTACCTGGGTGATTTCAGGTTCTATCTCGATTTCTACACCAAGCAGGGCCCCAACGGTCTCGAGGTGCAAGGTCCTCAGCGTTGGCGGGTAAAAGCGAACTGGAAAATCGCAGCTGAGAATTTCGCCGGGGACATGTACCACACCCCGCAGACGCACACGTCGGTGGTCGAGATCGGCCTGTTCCGAGAGCCGAAGGCCCACAAGCGCAAAGACGGCGCAACCTATTGGGCGGGCAGAGGTGGGGGCACCACATACAAGCTGCCGGAGGGGAGTTTCGAAGACCGGATGAGCTATGTCGGCTACCCGGCGGAGATGATCAGTCGTGCCAAGGCGACCTGGACCGAGCAGCAGCGACAGGTCGTGGGCGCCGACGGGTTCATGATCTCGGCGGCGACGTGCTTTCCGAACATCAGTTTCGTGCACAACTGGCCGAAAGTGGAGGACGGCGAGCACGTCTTACCGTTCATTTCGATTCGGGTATGGCAGCCCATTAGCGAGAACGAGACTGAGGTGCTGTCCTGGTTTGCGGTGGATTCTGATGCCCCGGAAGCGTTTAAGGCGGCCTCATACAAGGCTTATTTGATGTGTTTCGGCTCGACGGGAATGTTCGAACAAGACGATGTCGAGAACTGGGTGTCGCTGACCAACACCGCGGGGGGTTCGATGGCCCGCCGACTGCGGCTGAACAGCCGGATGGGGCTGCTCGCAGACGATGCCCGGGTGGTCGACACCCTAAGCAGCGCTCAGTTTCACGGGCCTGGATACGCTCAGCTCGGCTACAACGAGAACAATCAACGGGAATTATTGAGGCTCTGGGCTGACTACCTCGACATGCCGCCGCTGCGAGTCGACCCGGCTACTGTGCTCACGGACAACCCGCAAGGTATTGAGCCGATGGTGCAGACCAATGGCCGGGCCGTCGCCGGTATCGACTCGGAGTCGGCTACGACGTCGGTGACGCTGTGA
- a CDS encoding 3-phenylpropionate/cinnamic acid dioxygenase subunit beta, whose product MAPSVLGAHAARAQRVGEALPFDDSRHLEAHRFLVNEAYLLDAQDYDRWLGVLTEDIHYYMPVRITTAAGAGFDTSAGMAHFDENKYSLSRRVARFATEHAWTEDPPSRLRHFITNVRTFLTDDADYLAVDSAELLFRSRGDVNESTLLSCGREDLLRRDGNALKLARRTIAVDESVLRMQNLAVFL is encoded by the coding sequence ATGGCCCCATCGGTACTCGGTGCGCACGCCGCCCGCGCCCAACGTGTGGGGGAAGCCTTGCCGTTCGACGATTCTCGCCATCTGGAGGCGCATCGCTTCCTCGTCAACGAGGCGTACCTTCTCGATGCCCAAGACTACGACAGGTGGCTGGGTGTTCTTACCGAGGACATTCACTATTACATGCCGGTGCGGATCACCACCGCCGCCGGCGCCGGATTCGATACCTCAGCAGGAATGGCGCATTTCGACGAGAACAAATACTCACTCAGTCGCCGCGTTGCCCGATTCGCCACCGAGCACGCCTGGACTGAGGATCCGCCGTCGCGCCTGCGCCACTTCATCACCAACGTGCGCACATTCCTCACCGACGACGCCGACTACCTCGCGGTCGACAGCGCTGAGTTGTTGTTCCGCAGCCGCGGCGACGTCAATGAGTCCACGCTCCTTTCATGCGGTCGTGAGGATCTCCTACGTCGCGATGGCAACGCCCTCAAACTCGCCCGGCGCACAATCGCCGTCGATGAATCAGTGCTTCGAATGCAGAATCTGGCGGTATTCCTATGA
- the hcaB gene encoding 3-(cis-5,6-dihydroxycyclohexa-1,3-dien-1-yl)propanoate dehydrogenase, whose protein sequence is MTGWLAGKRALIVGAGSGIGRATIDAFLNEDAQVAVLEYDSDKCAALRQQLPDIPVIEGDATTRTANDEAVQVAVDAFGGLDTLVNCVGIFDFYRRIQDIPAERIDQAFDEMFRINVLSHIHSVKAAVPALRGQDGASIILTESASSFYPGRGGLLYVASKFAVRGLVTALAHELAPRIRVNGVAPGGTLNTDLRGLDSLDLGSRRLDAAPDRARELAARTPLNVALSGHDHAWSYVFLASHRSRGLTGETIRPDGGFSLGPAPQRN, encoded by the coding sequence ATGACTGGCTGGCTGGCGGGCAAACGCGCGTTGATCGTCGGAGCAGGTTCGGGTATCGGTCGGGCCACTATCGACGCGTTCCTCAACGAGGATGCCCAGGTCGCCGTGCTCGAGTACGACAGCGATAAGTGCGCCGCGCTGCGCCAGCAGCTGCCCGACATCCCAGTAATCGAGGGCGATGCGACCACCCGCACCGCCAACGACGAAGCTGTGCAGGTCGCTGTCGACGCGTTTGGCGGACTCGACACATTGGTGAACTGCGTCGGGATCTTCGATTTCTACCGTCGTATTCAGGACATCCCCGCCGAGCGAATCGACCAGGCGTTCGACGAGATGTTTCGTATCAACGTCCTGAGTCATATCCACTCAGTCAAGGCAGCAGTGCCGGCATTGAGGGGGCAGGACGGCGCCTCGATCATCCTCACCGAGTCCGCTTCATCATTTTATCCAGGACGCGGCGGCCTGCTGTATGTCGCGTCGAAGTTCGCGGTGCGTGGCCTCGTCACCGCACTGGCTCACGAACTCGCGCCGAGGATCCGTGTGAACGGTGTCGCCCCAGGGGGAACGTTGAACACCGACCTGCGCGGACTCGACAGTCTCGACCTTGGCTCCCGCCGTCTTGATGCTGCACCCGACCGGGCCCGCGAATTGGCTGCTCGCACACCGCTGAACGTGGCCCTATCGGGTCACGACCACGCGTGGAGTTACGTCTTTCTCGCTTCGCACCGCTCCCGCGGGCTTACCGGCGAAACGATCCGCCCCGACGGCGGTTTCAGCCTCGGACCTGCACCCCAGCGCAATTGA
- a CDS encoding ferredoxin, which yields MDGVIKANHAVCQGYANCVVAAEDYFDIDDRGLVLVRKTEVPSADRTRVEEAARSCPVAALEVVDE from the coding sequence ATGGACGGAGTCATAAAGGCTAACCACGCGGTATGTCAGGGATACGCGAACTGTGTCGTAGCCGCCGAGGACTACTTCGACATCGACGACCGGGGACTCGTGTTGGTCCGGAAGACGGAGGTCCCTTCCGCGGACAGGACCCGGGTCGAGGAGGCTGCGCGCAGCTGTCCGGTGGCAGCGTTGGAAGTCGTAGACGAATGA
- a CDS encoding NAD(P)/FAD-dependent oxidoreductase: MTSRVVIVGSSVGGVRTAQALRSEGYDGDIVLVGEETALPYDKPPLSKALLAGTSDIAAATLLTRDAAAADAIELRLGRRAIGVDVAACEVEFADDEPLHYDHLVVATGASARPSPWGQGPGVHVLRTLEDCLRLRADLVAGARLVVIGAGFIGAEVASTARSLGLQVTVVDPVPVPMSRVLTEEIGGWFVDLHRDHGVHTRFGVGVENIEGERGNLEVGLTDGTVVEADTVVVGIGAVPNDGWLMPSGLVVDDGLVCDEFCRAVTSENVYAVGDVSRWFHRARGVMMRIEHWTNAVDQASCVAHNISQPDDLRCYEPVEYVWSDQYDWKIQFCGQTTHLSEPLVVGDRLSDNRFTALYPDGEQRLSGAAVVNWPRALIECRRALLAGSDLESVRGRLELLTNPPDTAATRSP; the protein is encoded by the coding sequence ATGACGTCACGGGTCGTCATCGTCGGCAGTTCTGTCGGCGGGGTCCGCACGGCCCAGGCGCTGCGATCGGAAGGCTACGACGGCGACATCGTCCTCGTGGGCGAGGAAACTGCACTGCCCTACGACAAACCGCCGCTATCCAAAGCGTTGCTTGCGGGTACGAGTGACATCGCGGCTGCGACGTTACTCACCAGAGACGCTGCCGCCGCCGACGCCATCGAGCTTCGCCTCGGCCGCCGCGCGATCGGAGTGGATGTCGCAGCGTGTGAGGTTGAGTTCGCCGATGATGAGCCCCTGCACTACGACCACCTGGTGGTGGCCACCGGAGCGAGCGCGCGACCATCCCCGTGGGGCCAGGGACCGGGCGTTCATGTGCTACGCACCCTAGAGGACTGTCTGCGGCTAAGAGCCGACCTCGTCGCCGGTGCCCGCCTCGTGGTGATCGGGGCAGGATTTATCGGGGCCGAGGTCGCGTCAACCGCGCGGTCGCTGGGTCTGCAAGTGACGGTTGTCGACCCGGTGCCGGTGCCGATGAGCCGGGTGCTTACCGAAGAGATCGGCGGGTGGTTCGTCGATTTGCATCGAGACCACGGAGTGCACACGCGATTCGGCGTCGGTGTCGAGAATATTGAGGGGGAGCGCGGTAACTTGGAGGTCGGCCTCACGGACGGGACCGTCGTGGAAGCCGACACGGTGGTGGTGGGCATCGGCGCCGTTCCGAACGACGGCTGGCTGATGCCGTCGGGACTGGTGGTCGATGACGGCCTGGTCTGCGACGAGTTCTGTCGTGCCGTCACGTCAGAAAACGTCTACGCAGTCGGCGACGTGTCGCGTTGGTTTCATCGCGCCCGCGGCGTGATGATGCGCATCGAACACTGGACAAACGCGGTCGACCAGGCCTCTTGCGTCGCGCACAATATCTCGCAACCCGACGATCTGCGCTGCTACGAGCCCGTCGAGTACGTATGGAGCGACCAGTACGACTGGAAGATCCAGTTTTGCGGCCAAACAACTCACCTAAGTGAGCCACTCGTCGTCGGAGATCGATTGTCGGACAATCGATTCACAGCGCTCTACCCCGATGGCGAGCAACGTCTGAGCGGCGCCGCGGTCGTGAACTGGCCTCGAGCACTGATCGAGTGCAGGCGTGCACTGCTGGCCGGCAGCGATCTCGAAAGTGTGCGGGGGAGGCTCGAATTGTTGACGAACCCACCCGACACCGCCGCGACGCGATCACCATAG
- a CDS encoding cupin domain-containing protein, which yields MSTAETSELREFDVELEAVNLRGQWIYDEMLESVVGGPKPAGVPFLWRWHDVHAKLLKSCDVMPESLTARRNLSFINPDARGTTHTMNMGMQMLKPGEIAYAHRHTMAALRFAIQGGPGLITVVDGEPCQMEDYDLVLTPRWTWHDHENATSENVVWLDVLDIGLVLGLNVPFYESYGEKRQPQRDEPGEHLADRGGLLRPAWEQVKTANFPFRYPWRDVERQLQRMAGLAGSPYDGVVLRYANPVTGGSTMPTLDCWVQLLRPGQRTDAHRHTSSAVYFVVRGEGTTVVDDVELDWGPHDSFAVPNWSTHHFVNRSTEDAVLFSVNDIPTLKALDLYYEEPELSLGAHPFPPVPANLRAR from the coding sequence ATGTCCACCGCCGAGACTTCAGAGCTCCGCGAATTCGACGTCGAGCTCGAGGCTGTCAACTTGCGTGGGCAATGGATATACGACGAAATGCTGGAAAGCGTCGTCGGCGGCCCCAAGCCCGCCGGTGTTCCCTTTCTGTGGCGATGGCACGATGTTCACGCGAAGCTTCTGAAGTCGTGCGACGTGATGCCCGAAAGTTTGACGGCGCGACGCAATCTCTCGTTCATCAATCCGGATGCCCGGGGAACCACGCACACCATGAACATGGGCATGCAGATGCTCAAGCCCGGCGAGATTGCCTATGCGCACCGCCATACCATGGCAGCGCTGCGGTTCGCTATTCAAGGCGGCCCCGGCCTGATTACTGTGGTGGACGGCGAGCCGTGCCAAATGGAGGACTACGACCTTGTCTTAACCCCTCGCTGGACGTGGCACGACCACGAGAACGCCACCTCGGAGAACGTCGTTTGGCTCGACGTGCTCGATATCGGATTGGTGCTCGGGCTCAATGTTCCCTTCTATGAGTCCTACGGCGAGAAGCGCCAACCTCAACGCGACGAGCCGGGAGAGCATCTCGCCGACCGCGGGGGCCTGCTGCGCCCTGCGTGGGAGCAGGTCAAGACGGCGAACTTTCCGTTCCGCTATCCCTGGCGCGACGTCGAGCGGCAGCTCCAGCGGATGGCGGGCCTTGCGGGCAGTCCTTACGACGGCGTCGTCCTGCGGTATGCCAACCCCGTCACAGGCGGATCGACCATGCCAACGCTCGATTGTTGGGTGCAATTGCTGCGGCCCGGCCAGCGGACCGACGCCCATCGCCACACGTCGAGTGCCGTGTATTTCGTCGTGCGTGGCGAAGGGACGACGGTCGTCGACGACGTGGAGCTTGACTGGGGGCCCCACGACAGTTTCGCGGTGCCTAACTGGAGCACCCATCACTTCGTCAACCGGTCGACGGAAGATGCCGTGCTGTTCTCGGTCAACGACATCCCCACGCTCAAGGCACTCGATCTGTACTACGAAGAGCCCGAGCTGTCATTGGGGGCGCACCCGTTTCCCCCAGTACCCGCCAACCTCCGAGCCCGCTGA
- a CDS encoding dihydrodipicolinate synthase family protein yields the protein MDLDEAATLADSMVRGGVDVLMTTGTFGECASLTWDELQSFVATVVDAVAGRIPVFAGATTLNTRDTITRGRRLGELGADGLFVGRPMWLPLDDAGIVRFYRDVAEAVPNLALVVYDNPGAFKGKIGTPAYEALSQIPQVVAAKHLGLLSGSAFLSDLRAVGGRVRLLPLETDWYYFARLFPEEVTACWSGNVACGPAPVTHLRDLIRARRWEDCQTLTDELEAALETLYPGGNFAEFLKYSIQIDNAQFQAAGFMRTGPTRPPYTEVPESYLAGGREAGKNWAALQQRYASLAVSNH from the coding sequence GTGGACCTCGACGAGGCGGCGACGCTTGCCGACTCGATGGTCCGCGGCGGGGTCGACGTGCTTATGACCACAGGCACCTTCGGCGAGTGTGCCTCGCTGACATGGGACGAGTTGCAAAGCTTCGTCGCCACCGTCGTCGATGCCGTCGCGGGGCGAATCCCGGTTTTCGCTGGAGCGACGACGCTAAACACCCGCGATACGATCACTCGAGGTCGTCGGCTCGGCGAGCTCGGCGCCGACGGTTTGTTCGTCGGTCGTCCGATGTGGCTGCCCCTCGACGACGCCGGAATTGTGCGCTTCTATCGCGATGTGGCCGAGGCAGTGCCGAACCTGGCACTGGTGGTCTACGACAACCCGGGCGCCTTCAAGGGAAAGATCGGGACCCCCGCATACGAGGCGCTTAGCCAGATACCACAGGTTGTCGCTGCCAAGCATCTCGGACTGCTCAGTGGCTCCGCCTTCCTCTCCGACCTCCGCGCCGTCGGCGGTCGTGTGCGGCTACTGCCGCTTGAGACCGACTGGTACTACTTTGCCCGGCTATTCCCAGAGGAGGTCACCGCCTGCTGGTCGGGCAATGTGGCCTGCGGTCCTGCGCCGGTAACCCACTTGCGCGACTTAATCCGAGCCCGCCGCTGGGAAGACTGCCAAACGCTCACCGACGAACTCGAGGCCGCTCTCGAGACGCTCTACCCGGGCGGCAACTTCGCTGAATTCCTCAAGTACAGCATCCAGATCGACAACGCCCAATTCCAGGCGGCCGGTTTTATGCGCACGGGGCCCACCCGACCGCCGTACACCGAAGTGCCGGAGTCCTATTTGGCTGGCGGGCGCGAGGCCGGCAAGAACTGGGCCGCACTCCAGCAGCGCTATGCGTCACTTGCCGTCTCGAACCACTGA
- a CDS encoding VOC family protein, translated as MLVKALGYVGVESPDAKEWLEFGPEVLGMEAVEAASGSVLLRIDDADHRLAVHHGERNRMLYAGWDVGSEEALEAAGELLHRQGIGFEVGTEEDCAARGVLGFLTLSDPSGLRHELFYGQKVVPGSFRPGRAMSGFVTGAQGLGHVVVATPDLAQADQFLRGVLGFKKSDEIYTFIDLWFYHCNPRHHSIALTPMPGVRGLHHVMVEVQSFDDVGMAYDLCMSRNIPLSMTLGRHVNDRMVSFYVRTPSGFDLEYGWDGATVDDETWTVAQYDRPSVWGHQMVAQTPPGALEAATT; from the coding sequence ATGTTGGTGAAGGCGTTGGGTTATGTGGGTGTGGAGTCTCCGGATGCGAAGGAGTGGTTGGAGTTCGGTCCGGAGGTTTTGGGGATGGAGGCGGTGGAGGCGGCCAGTGGGTCGGTTCTGTTGCGGATCGATGACGCGGACCACCGGTTGGCTGTGCATCACGGAGAGCGCAACCGGATGTTGTATGCGGGTTGGGATGTGGGCAGCGAGGAGGCGCTGGAGGCTGCTGGGGAGTTGCTGCACAGGCAGGGTATCGGGTTTGAGGTGGGAACCGAGGAGGACTGCGCGGCCCGCGGAGTGTTGGGCTTTTTGACGCTGTCGGATCCTTCGGGGTTGCGTCATGAGTTGTTTTACGGTCAGAAGGTGGTGCCGGGTTCCTTCCGGCCTGGCCGTGCGATGTCGGGGTTCGTCACCGGCGCGCAGGGGTTGGGTCATGTGGTGGTGGCGACGCCGGATCTCGCGCAGGCCGACCAGTTCTTGCGGGGGGTGTTGGGGTTTAAGAAGAGCGATGAGATTTACACCTTCATCGATTTGTGGTTCTACCACTGCAACCCGCGCCATCACAGCATCGCGTTGACCCCGATGCCTGGTGTGCGGGGACTGCACCACGTGATGGTCGAGGTGCAAAGTTTTGATGACGTGGGCATGGCCTACGACCTGTGTATGTCGCGCAACATTCCGCTGAGCATGACGTTGGGGCGCCATGTCAACGATCGGATGGTGTCGTTCTACGTCCGAACACCGAGCGGGTTTGACCTCGAGTACGGCTGGGACGGGGCCACCGTCGACGACGAAACCTGGACAGTCGCCCAGTACGACCGACCCAGTGTCTGGGGCCACCAGATGGTCGCCCAAACACCACCAGGAGCACTCGAAGCCGCAACAACATGA
- a CDS encoding SCP2 sterol-binding domain-containing protein, with product MAIQFLTDDWATAVTDAANADERFRIAAKGHDVVLRVSVSQSPASDDYYMHFSDGSLIVGIGSPPRTPDVEAELSYETNVELSRGALNGQTAAMTGQMKAVGNMMKMMSIGKAQDRLAELESGLDIDY from the coding sequence ATGGCGATCCAGTTCCTAACCGACGACTGGGCGACTGCGGTGACCGACGCGGCCAATGCCGACGAGAGGTTCCGCATTGCAGCGAAGGGACATGACGTGGTGCTCCGCGTATCCGTGTCGCAGAGCCCGGCCAGCGATGACTACTACATGCATTTCTCTGACGGGTCGCTCATCGTCGGTATCGGATCCCCGCCACGCACGCCCGACGTGGAGGCCGAGCTCAGCTACGAAACAAACGTCGAGCTGTCTCGGGGTGCGCTCAACGGCCAGACCGCGGCCATGACCGGGCAGATGAAAGCCGTCGGCAACATGATGAAGATGATGTCGATCGGAAAAGCCCAGGATCGGCTCGCAGAACTCGAGAGCGGCTTAGACATCGACTACTAG
- a CDS encoding dihydrodipicolinate synthase family protein translates to MTTRTSELVPSDMKGLWGFVPACSTPDAADVNAVDTIDTDALASLVDRLVRDGVDGIVTTGSAGESHTLSDDEYRTLITTVVETVNARVPVFVGASTLNTRDSIRRARVIADLGADGIMSGPPMYLPQTAENAVQYYKDLAEAVPELAIMIYQNPHAFRITLPPGAFRELAQIRNIVALKQTSMDIFNVIGAIKAVKDKMSVLVLDQLMYPAMMFGAAGAWSIDVCMGPWPALSLRDACQRGNWTEAAAIADQMQAPFRTLGLTMEEFQAMQSAWWKIAIDTAGYGRAGAARPPFVHIPQTVVDSAHRYGERWAGLAERYHRSREAAGLPPAAANGAAASSSTPGKNRQGDLLTTPAT, encoded by the coding sequence ATGACAACACGCACCAGCGAACTCGTTCCCAGCGACATGAAGGGGTTGTGGGGATTCGTGCCGGCCTGCTCGACGCCGGACGCCGCCGATGTCAACGCGGTCGACACGATCGACACCGATGCGCTGGCGTCTCTGGTTGATCGACTGGTTCGTGATGGTGTCGACGGCATCGTCACGACCGGCAGCGCCGGCGAGTCGCACACCCTTTCCGACGACGAATACCGCACGCTCATCACCACGGTCGTGGAGACGGTGAACGCTCGGGTTCCGGTGTTCGTTGGTGCCAGTACGCTCAACACGCGCGACTCGATCCGACGCGCCCGCGTCATCGCCGACCTCGGGGCGGACGGGATCATGAGCGGACCGCCGATGTATTTGCCGCAGACTGCCGAGAACGCGGTCCAGTACTATAAGGACCTCGCCGAGGCCGTTCCGGAGCTGGCGATTATGATCTACCAGAACCCGCACGCGTTCCGCATCACATTGCCGCCCGGTGCATTTAGGGAGCTGGCCCAGATTCGCAATATCGTTGCGCTCAAGCAGACCTCGATGGACATCTTCAATGTGATCGGCGCAATCAAAGCGGTCAAGGACAAGATGTCGGTCCTCGTCTTGGACCAGTTGATGTACCCCGCAATGATGTTCGGCGCTGCCGGAGCGTGGAGCATCGACGTATGCATGGGCCCCTGGCCCGCGCTTTCGCTGCGCGATGCATGCCAGCGTGGCAACTGGACAGAGGCCGCGGCCATCGCCGACCAGATGCAGGCGCCATTTCGAACGCTGGGTCTGACTATGGAGGAATTCCAAGCTATGCAGTCCGCCTGGTGGAAGATCGCAATCGACACTGCGGGCTATGGGCGTGCTGGGGCTGCTCGGCCGCCCTTCGTTCACATACCGCAGACCGTCGTCGACTCCGCGCACCGCTACGGTGAACGCTGGGCAGGACTTGCGGAGCGCTATCACCGGTCAAGGGAAGCCGCTGGGCTGCCGCCTGCCGCGGCGAACGGCGCCGCCGCCTCGTCATCGACGCCGGGGAAGAACCGTCAGGGCGACCTGCTGACCACTCCCGCCACCTAG
- a CDS encoding aromatic-ring-hydroxylating dioxygenase subunit beta, translated as MNAVGVDRDTREAVEAFMFREAELLDGGQFREWLGLLDPDIRYVVPVRTTREDSAGWVGAIAHWNDDYTGLEMRVLRGETDFSWAESPRSRTRHFVSNIRTTAGPGADELTVRSNLLFFRSRGDSGRWELLSAERVDVLRRTDDSLRLARREVLLDHSTLPIDNLSVFL; from the coding sequence ATGAATGCGGTCGGGGTCGATCGGGATACCCGTGAGGCTGTCGAGGCGTTCATGTTCCGGGAGGCGGAGCTACTCGATGGGGGGCAGTTCCGGGAATGGTTGGGTCTGCTCGACCCCGACATCCGGTATGTGGTTCCGGTGCGCACCACGAGGGAGGACTCCGCGGGTTGGGTGGGCGCGATCGCGCACTGGAACGACGACTACACGGGTTTGGAGATGCGGGTTCTTCGCGGCGAGACGGACTTCTCGTGGGCCGAGTCACCTCGGTCGCGGACCCGGCACTTCGTGTCCAACATCCGCACGACTGCCGGACCGGGGGCTGATGAGTTGACCGTGCGCTCAAATCTGTTGTTCTTTCGCAGCCGCGGAGATAGCGGCCGCTGGGAGTTGCTCTCGGCCGAACGCGTCGACGTGTTGCGCCGCACCGACGATTCGCTGCGGCTGGCTCGGCGCGAGGTGTTGCTCGACCACTCGACGTTGCCCATCGACAACCTGTCGGTATTCCTGTAG